From Streptomyces sp. NBC_00370, a single genomic window includes:
- the panB gene encoding 3-methyl-2-oxobutanoate hydroxymethyltransferase — protein sequence MSLHSAQNPPAGSPSDSSKALYGGKSSRRITVHDITAAKDRGEKWPMLTAYDAMTASVFDEAGIPVMLVGDSMGNCHLGYETTVPVTLDEMTMLAAAVVRGTKRALIVGDLPFGTYQEGPVQALRSATRLVKDAGVGAVKLEGGERSHSQIELLVQSGIPVMGHIGLTPQSVNSMGYRVQGRGEEAAQQMLRDAKAVQDAGAFAVVLELVPAELAAEVTRILHIPTVGIGAGPETDAQVLVYTDMVGLTGGKVPRFTKQYANLRQTMGDAARAFAEDVVGGTFPQEEHTFH from the coding sequence ATGTCGCTCCACTCTGCGCAGAACCCGCCCGCGGGCAGCCCCTCCGACAGCAGCAAGGCGCTGTACGGCGGCAAGAGCTCCCGTCGCATCACCGTCCATGACATCACCGCAGCGAAGGACCGCGGCGAGAAGTGGCCCATGCTCACCGCGTACGACGCGATGACGGCGTCCGTCTTCGACGAGGCGGGCATCCCCGTGATGCTCGTCGGCGACTCGATGGGCAACTGTCATCTGGGCTACGAGACCACCGTGCCGGTCACCCTCGACGAGATGACGATGCTGGCCGCCGCCGTCGTGCGCGGCACCAAGCGCGCCCTGATCGTCGGTGACCTGCCGTTCGGCACGTACCAGGAAGGGCCGGTACAGGCCCTGCGCAGCGCCACCCGGCTGGTGAAGGACGCCGGTGTGGGCGCGGTCAAGCTGGAGGGCGGCGAGCGCTCGCACAGCCAGATAGAGCTGCTGGTGCAGTCCGGCATCCCGGTGATGGGCCACATCGGGCTCACCCCGCAGTCGGTCAACTCGATGGGCTACCGGGTGCAGGGGCGCGGCGAGGAGGCCGCGCAGCAGATGCTCCGCGACGCCAAGGCCGTGCAGGACGCGGGCGCCTTCGCCGTCGTCCTGGAGCTCGTACCGGCCGAGCTGGCCGCCGAGGTGACCCGGATCCTGCACATTCCGACGGTCGGGATCGGCGCGGGTCCCGAGACCGACGCGCAGGTGCTCGTGTACACCGACATGGTCGGTCTCACCGGCGGCAAGGTCCCGCGCTTCACCAAGCAGTACGCGAACCTGCGGCAGACGATGGGCGACGCCGCGCGGGCGTTCGCCGAGGACGTCGTGGGCGGAACGTTCCCGCAGGAGGAGCACACCTTCCACTGA
- a CDS encoding ATP-binding cassette domain-containing protein encodes MTRIDKNPSGSRTGIAVEVRGLVKHYGATKALDGIDLDVREGTVLGVLGPNGAGKTTLVRILSTLVQPDAGTAVVAGYDVLRQPRQLRRTIGLTGQYASVDEKLSGRENLYMIGRLLDLSRKDARRRADELLERFSLTDSAKRPVMQYSGGMRRRLDLAASMIGQPAVLYLDEPTTGLDPRTRNEVWDEVQRMVAEGATVLLTTQYMEEAEQLASELTVIDKGKIVASGAVDELKAKVGGRTLQIRPTDPAQLPAMARALAETGLDGVSGTSVVPDEGLLYVPILSDSQLTAVIGLLAERGFSVAHIGTHLPSLDEVFLAITGEKLTSESDTAADAGSAPEEVAV; translated from the coding sequence ATGACGCGAATCGACAAGAACCCCAGCGGCAGCCGCACGGGCATCGCCGTCGAGGTGCGGGGGCTGGTCAAGCACTACGGCGCGACCAAGGCGCTCGACGGCATCGACCTGGACGTGCGCGAAGGCACCGTCCTCGGTGTCCTCGGGCCCAACGGCGCCGGCAAGACAACTCTCGTACGGATCCTCTCCACCCTGGTCCAGCCCGACGCGGGCACAGCGGTGGTAGCCGGCTACGACGTGCTGCGCCAGCCCAGGCAGCTGCGCCGAACGATAGGCCTCACCGGCCAGTACGCCTCGGTGGACGAGAAGCTGTCCGGCCGGGAGAACCTCTACATGATCGGCAGGCTGCTCGACCTGTCCCGCAAGGACGCGCGCCGCCGTGCCGACGAACTGCTGGAGCGCTTCTCGCTCACGGACTCCGCCAAGCGGCCCGTGATGCAGTACTCCGGCGGTATGCGGCGCAGGCTCGACCTGGCCGCCTCGATGATCGGGCAGCCCGCCGTGCTCTATCTGGACGAGCCGACGACGGGCCTCGACCCCAGGACCCGCAACGAGGTCTGGGACGAGGTGCAGCGGATGGTCGCCGAAGGCGCGACGGTCCTGCTGACCACGCAGTACATGGAAGAGGCCGAGCAGCTGGCGAGCGAGCTGACGGTCATCGACAAGGGCAAGATCGTCGCCAGTGGCGCGGTGGACGAGCTGAAGGCGAAGGTCGGCGGCCGCACCCTGCAGATCAGGCCCACGGATCCGGCCCAACTGCCCGCGATGGCACGGGCGCTGGCCGAGACGGGGCTCGACGGCGTGTCGGGTACGTCCGTGGTGCCCGACGAGGGTCTGCTGTACGTCCCGATCCTCAGCGACAGCCAACTGACGGCGGTCATCGGACTGCTGGCCGAGCGCGGCTTCTCCGTCGCCCATATCGGCACCCATCTGCCCAGCCTGGACGAGGTGTTCCTGGCCATCACCGGCGAGAAGCTGACCTCGGAGTCCGACACCGCAGCCGACGCCGGCTCCGCGCCCGAGGAGGTCGCCGTATGA
- a CDS encoding ABC transporter permease — MSTTTLPTSAPEQTTAPARRPVDEGRIGLRANVRHIGALARRNVLQIKQDPESMFDVLLMPIIFTLLFVYVFGGSVGASIGGGREAYVNYVVPGLMAMMGMNIAMAVGTGVNDDFRKGVMDRFRTMPIARSSVLIAKIVVEIGRMLVATAILLGMGFLLGMSVGTSVLELLAAVGLSLVFGASLMWVFILLGLTMKTAQAVQGVAMLVLMPLQFGSSIFAPPSTMPGWLQNFTDYNPLSNLADAARNLLNGGPVAHSVWITLAWAAGITLVTAPLAVARFRKKS, encoded by the coding sequence ATGAGCACCACCACGCTTCCCACGTCCGCACCCGAGCAGACAACCGCTCCGGCCCGCAGGCCCGTCGACGAGGGGCGGATCGGGCTGCGCGCCAATGTGCGCCACATCGGCGCGCTGGCCCGGCGCAACGTGCTGCAGATCAAGCAGGACCCGGAGTCGATGTTCGACGTCCTGCTGATGCCGATCATCTTCACGCTGCTGTTCGTGTACGTCTTCGGCGGCTCCGTCGGCGCGAGCATCGGCGGCGGCCGTGAGGCCTATGTGAACTACGTGGTGCCAGGGCTGATGGCGATGATGGGCATGAACATCGCGATGGCGGTCGGCACGGGGGTCAACGACGACTTCCGCAAGGGCGTCATGGACCGGTTCCGTACGATGCCGATCGCCCGGTCGTCGGTGCTGATCGCGAAGATCGTGGTCGAGATCGGCCGGATGCTGGTCGCCACGGCGATCCTGCTCGGCATGGGCTTCCTGCTCGGCATGAGCGTCGGGACGTCCGTCCTGGAACTGCTCGCCGCCGTCGGCCTTTCGCTGGTCTTCGGCGCGTCCCTGATGTGGGTCTTCATCCTGCTGGGTCTCACCATGAAGACGGCGCAGGCCGTCCAGGGGGTGGCCATGCTGGTCCTGATGCCGCTGCAGTTCGGCTCGTCGATCTTCGCCCCGCCGTCGACGATGCCCGGCTGGCTGCAGAACTTCACCGACTACAACCCGCTGTCGAATCTCGCCGACGCGGCGCGCAATCTGCTCAACGGCGGCCCGGTGGCCCACTCCGTCTGGATCACGCTGGCCTGGGCCGCCGGGATCACGCTGGTGACGGCGCCGCTCGCGGTGGCCAGGTTCCGCAAGAAGTCCTGA
- a CDS encoding ATP-binding protein, translating into MRISVLGTTRALHDDGTPVALGGARLRALLTALALRPGRTVPVAVLVAEVWDGDPPADAVGAVQALVGRLRRALGPGAVASYEGGYQLGVDAEDVDLHRFGRLADEGARALRAGDPAKAAGLLDDALALWHGPALTDLPERAPDAVRWETRRVGARKTRLAAALALGGAEESLPELAALCDEFPLDEPLQALRIRALRDASRTAEALAAYEHVRHALADRLGADPGPELTALHQELLHEGHEPPPAPAPLQGARPAPAGAPARARGNLRARLTSFVGRESDIGTLHDDLGRARLVTLLGPGGAGKTRLSQEAAEAMAEQWPDGVWLAELAPVDDPKGVPEAVLTALGARETVLRGAGAEELRAVDRHSGDPLARLAEHCARRRMLLILDNCEHVIEAAATLAEELLAHCPELTVLATSREPLGVPGEALRPVEPLPRDPAHRLFAERARAVRPGFDPADDPAAVAEICRRLDGLPLAIELAAARLRLLTPRQIADRLDDRFRLLTSGSRTVLPRQQTLRAVVDWSWELLDLPERAVLRRLSVFSGGCDLTAAESVCAGPGVPAREVAALLGSLIDKSLVVAAPSEDGGMRYRLLETVTEYTAERLDEADDRQATERRHLTYYRELARTSDPELRGSGQRAALARLELENENVRTALRRAVAAEDEQEVLCLVLSLAWYWQMRDLRFDAMQWASAGAALGPDPFAPPYRPAEPLQERCTDAPPPMSPEVLLEARREVRLIELVSMDHSDSEWSMTERVEWFGAVSEVYRAGLPQTCRFPGTMWFFSMLFAGEGERLLAALNTTVSACEDFGFDWELAAALQTRANLLANRGISAEDAARDADRAREIYERLGDDWGAAEALSAHGEARERAGDFDGAVEDFTAAIRYAEGLGARGHVTLLRCRLGGNLLESDHPEEGERILREALAEGEEAADERPDREPVPIARLFLAMWLGRSGRRDEAREQLELLQAALAQDSLAVFEGFAKGAFAWLDCADGDFARARVLAREAAIQANAPLSRMIAPEMVAVHLLTAAWALGGLGGERAEDAARLIGAYEALLPTGHFRVATERMVMRGAREAVLASLGGDTARFDAARAEGGGLTMEEAVALV; encoded by the coding sequence ATGCGTATCTCCGTCCTCGGCACGACCCGGGCATTGCACGACGACGGCACCCCCGTCGCCCTCGGCGGGGCGCGGCTGCGTGCCCTGCTGACGGCCCTCGCGCTGCGGCCCGGCCGTACCGTGCCCGTCGCCGTGCTCGTGGCGGAGGTGTGGGACGGCGATCCGCCCGCCGACGCGGTGGGCGCCGTCCAGGCCCTGGTGGGCCGGTTGCGGCGGGCGCTCGGGCCCGGCGCCGTCGCCTCCTACGAAGGGGGCTACCAGCTCGGCGTCGACGCGGAGGACGTGGATCTGCACCGCTTCGGCCGGCTCGCCGACGAAGGCGCAAGGGCCCTGCGGGCGGGCGACCCGGCCAAGGCGGCGGGGCTGCTCGACGACGCGCTCGCGCTCTGGCACGGCCCCGCGCTGACCGACCTGCCGGAGCGCGCGCCCGACGCGGTCCGCTGGGAGACCCGGCGGGTCGGCGCGCGCAAGACCCGGCTGGCCGCCGCGCTCGCGCTGGGCGGCGCCGAGGAGTCGCTGCCCGAACTGGCCGCCCTCTGCGACGAGTTCCCGCTGGACGAACCGCTCCAGGCGCTGCGTATCCGCGCGTTGCGCGACGCGTCACGTACGGCGGAGGCACTGGCCGCCTACGAGCACGTCAGACACGCGCTCGCCGACCGGCTCGGCGCCGACCCGGGCCCCGAACTGACCGCGCTGCACCAGGAACTGCTCCACGAAGGGCACGAGCCGCCCCCGGCGCCCGCCCCGCTCCAGGGCGCCCGGCCGGCGCCCGCCGGGGCCCCCGCGAGGGCGCGCGGCAACCTCCGGGCCAGGCTCACCAGCTTCGTCGGCCGCGAGAGCGACATCGGCACCCTCCACGACGACCTCGGCCGCGCCAGGCTCGTCACCCTGCTCGGCCCCGGCGGCGCCGGCAAGACCCGGCTGTCGCAGGAGGCGGCGGAAGCGATGGCCGAGCAGTGGCCGGACGGTGTGTGGCTCGCCGAACTCGCCCCCGTTGACGACCCCAAGGGCGTCCCCGAGGCCGTACTGACCGCGCTCGGCGCCCGCGAGACCGTGCTGCGCGGCGCCGGCGCCGAAGAACTGCGCGCCGTCGACCGGCATTCCGGCGATCCGCTCGCCCGGCTGGCCGAGCACTGCGCGCGCCGCCGGATGCTGCTGATCCTCGACAACTGCGAGCACGTGATCGAGGCGGCGGCCACCCTCGCCGAGGAACTTCTCGCGCACTGCCCCGAGTTGACGGTCCTCGCCACCAGCAGGGAGCCGCTGGGCGTGCCCGGCGAGGCCCTGCGGCCCGTGGAGCCGTTGCCGCGTGACCCGGCGCACCGGCTGTTCGCCGAGCGTGCGCGCGCGGTGCGGCCCGGATTCGATCCGGCGGACGACCCCGCCGCCGTCGCCGAGATCTGCCGCCGTCTCGACGGGCTGCCGCTGGCGATCGAACTGGCCGCCGCCCGGCTGCGGTTGCTCACGCCGCGCCAGATCGCGGACCGGCTCGACGACCGGTTCCGGCTGCTGACCAGCGGCAGCAGGACCGTTCTGCCGCGCCAGCAGACCCTGCGGGCCGTCGTCGACTGGTCCTGGGAGCTGCTGGACCTGCCCGAACGCGCCGTCCTGCGCCGGCTGTCGGTCTTCTCCGGCGGCTGCGACCTGACGGCCGCCGAGTCCGTGTGCGCGGGGCCCGGCGTCCCGGCCCGCGAGGTCGCCGCGCTGCTCGGCTCGCTCATCGACAAGTCCCTTGTCGTCGCCGCCCCCTCGGAGGACGGCGGCATGCGCTACCGGCTGCTGGAGACCGTCACCGAGTACACCGCCGAGCGCCTGGACGAGGCCGACGACCGGCAGGCCACCGAACGGCGCCATCTGACCTACTACCGCGAACTGGCCAGGACCAGCGACCCCGAACTGCGCGGCAGCGGACAGCGCGCGGCGCTCGCCCGGCTGGAGCTGGAGAACGAGAACGTGCGCACCGCGCTGCGCAGGGCCGTCGCCGCCGAGGACGAGCAGGAGGTGCTGTGCCTCGTCCTGTCACTCGCCTGGTACTGGCAGATGCGCGACCTGCGCTTCGACGCCATGCAGTGGGCGAGCGCGGGGGCGGCGCTCGGGCCCGATCCGTTCGCCCCGCCCTACCGACCCGCCGAACCGCTCCAGGAGCGGTGCACGGACGCGCCGCCGCCCATGAGCCCCGAGGTGCTGCTGGAGGCGCGCCGTGAGGTCCGGCTGATCGAGCTGGTCAGCATGGATCACTCGGACAGCGAATGGAGCATGACCGAACGCGTCGAATGGTTCGGGGCCGTGAGCGAGGTCTACCGCGCGGGACTGCCGCAGACCTGCCGGTTCCCCGGCACGATGTGGTTCTTCTCGATGCTGTTCGCCGGCGAGGGGGAACGGCTCTTGGCGGCTCTCAACACGACGGTCAGCGCCTGCGAGGACTTCGGCTTCGACTGGGAGCTGGCGGCGGCTCTCCAGACGCGCGCCAACCTCCTCGCCAACAGGGGCATTTCGGCCGAGGACGCGGCCAGGGACGCCGACCGGGCCCGGGAGATCTACGAGCGGCTCGGTGACGACTGGGGCGCCGCCGAGGCGCTGTCGGCGCACGGCGAGGCCCGGGAGAGGGCAGGCGACTTCGACGGCGCCGTCGAGGACTTCACCGCCGCCATCCGCTACGCCGAAGGTCTCGGTGCCCGGGGCCATGTGACCCTGCTGCGCTGCCGGCTCGGGGGCAATCTCCTGGAGTCGGACCACCCGGAGGAGGGCGAGCGGATCCTGCGCGAGGCGCTGGCCGAGGGCGAGGAGGCGGCGGACGAACGGCCCGACCGGGAACCGGTGCCGATCGCCCGGCTGTTCCTGGCGATGTGGCTCGGCCGCAGCGGGCGCAGGGACGAGGCCAGGGAGCAACTGGAGCTGCTGCAGGCCGCACTCGCCCAGGACTCACTGGCTGTCTTCGAGGGGTTCGCGAAGGGCGCCTTCGCCTGGCTGGACTGTGCGGACGGCGACTTCGCGCGGGCGCGGGTGCTGGCGCGGGAGGCCGCGATACAGGCGAACGCACCGCTGTCCCGGATGATTGCCCCCGAGATGGTCGCCGTGCATCTGCTGACGGCCGCCTGGGCGCTCGGGGGTCTCGGCGGGGAGCGGGCGGAGGACGCGGCCCGGCTGATCGGCGCGTACGAGGCGCTGCTGCCCACCGGCCACTTCCGCGTCGCCACCGAGAGGATGGTCATGCGGGGGGCGCGCGAGGCCGTGCTGGCTTCGCTCGGTGGCGACACGGCCCGCTTCGACGCGGCACGCGCCGAGGGCGGCGGCCTCACGATGGAGGAGGCCGTCGCCCTCGTCTGA
- a CDS encoding site-2 protease family protein: protein MTTAINRNSDRRISPVFVGIVAVTAVSGWAVWERYAASAGFAVFLFVTGGWIVSLCLHEYAHARSALHSGDISIPGKGYLTLNPLKYTHALLSIVLPVVFVILGGIGLPGGAVFIERGRIQGRWKHSLISAAGPLTNALFAVVCTAPFWLGGLDGVPMEFQYALAFLALLQVTGAILNFLPVPGLDGYGVIEPWLSHKIRRQVEPFAPFGLIAVFVILYIGSVNEGFFDAVDAVLRRLGVSNPNAAYCGQNLYQFWTSTDPYCKAGAGLSFSR, encoded by the coding sequence ATGACCACCGCCATCAACCGCAACAGCGACCGGCGGATCAGTCCCGTCTTCGTCGGGATCGTCGCCGTCACCGCGGTGTCGGGCTGGGCCGTGTGGGAGAGGTACGCGGCCAGCGCCGGTTTCGCCGTCTTCCTGTTCGTCACGGGCGGCTGGATCGTCTCGCTCTGTCTGCACGAGTACGCGCACGCCCGCAGCGCCCTGCACAGCGGTGACATCTCCATCCCGGGCAAGGGCTATCTGACGCTCAACCCGCTCAAGTACACGCACGCGCTGCTGAGCATCGTGCTGCCGGTGGTCTTCGTGATCCTCGGCGGTATCGGACTGCCCGGTGGCGCCGTCTTCATCGAGCGGGGCCGCATCCAGGGCCGCTGGAAGCACAGCCTGATCTCGGCGGCCGGCCCGCTGACCAACGCGCTGTTCGCCGTCGTCTGCACGGCGCCGTTCTGGCTCGGCGGGCTCGACGGGGTGCCGATGGAGTTCCAGTACGCGCTGGCGTTCCTCGCGCTGCTCCAGGTCACCGGCGCGATCCTGAACTTCCTGCCGGTGCCGGGGCTCGACGGCTACGGCGTGATCGAGCCCTGGCTCTCGCACAAGATCCGCCGCCAGGTCGAGCCGTTCGCGCCGTTCGGACTGATCGCGGTGTTCGTCATCCTGTACATCGGCAGCGTGAACGAGGGCTTCTTCGACGCGGTCGACGCGGTGCTGCGCCGGCTGGGGGTCAGCAACCCGAACGCGGCCTACTGCGGGCAGAACCTCTACCAGTTCTGGACGAGCACCGACCCGTACTGCAAGGCGGGCGCCGGGCTCAGCTTCAGCCGGTGA
- the npdG gene encoding NADPH-dependent F420 reductase, with amino-acid sequence MTSTDGGSAAPKPPAKDPWDLPDVSGLVVGVLGGTGDQGRGLAYRLARAGQKVIIGSRAAERAEAAAAELGHGVEGAANADCATRSDVIIVAVPWDGHAKTLESLKAELAGKLVIDCVNPLGFDKKGAYALTPEEGSAAEQAAALLPDSRVTAAFHHLSAVLLQDPEIELIDTDVMVLGEVRADTDLVQALAARIPGMRGVFAGRLRNAHQVESLVANLISMNRRYKAHAGLRATDV; translated from the coding sequence ATGACTTCTACTGACGGCGGCAGCGCCGCGCCCAAGCCTCCCGCCAAGGACCCCTGGGACCTCCCCGACGTGTCAGGTCTCGTGGTCGGTGTGCTCGGCGGCACCGGCGACCAGGGCCGCGGTCTCGCCTACCGGCTGGCCAGGGCGGGGCAGAAAGTGATCATCGGCTCGCGGGCCGCCGAGCGCGCCGAGGCCGCGGCTGCCGAACTCGGCCACGGGGTCGAGGGCGCGGCCAACGCGGACTGCGCGACCCGCAGCGACGTGATCATCGTCGCCGTGCCGTGGGACGGCCATGCCAAGACCCTGGAGTCCCTCAAGGCGGAGCTGGCGGGCAAGCTCGTTATCGACTGCGTCAACCCGCTCGGCTTCGACAAGAAGGGCGCCTACGCCCTCACCCCCGAGGAGGGCAGCGCCGCCGAACAGGCCGCGGCCCTGCTGCCGGACTCCCGGGTGACCGCCGCCTTCCACCATCTCTCGGCGGTACTGCTCCAGGACCCGGAGATCGAGCTGATCGACACCGATGTGATGGTGCTCGGTGAGGTGCGGGCCGACACGGACCTCGTACAGGCGCTCGCCGCCCGGATCCCCGGCATGCGGGGTGTCTTCGCCGGACGGCTGCGCAACGCCCACCAGGTGGAGTCGCTCGTCGCCAACCTGATCTCGATGAACCGCCGTTACAAGGCCCACGCGGGCCTGCGCGCCACGGACGTCTGA